A region of Paenibacillus sp. 37 DNA encodes the following proteins:
- a CDS encoding endonuclease/exonuclease/phosphatase family protein, translating to MKILTLNTHAWAEEDQLNKISQLADFINTHQFDVISMQEVNQSMQEAALSAEELKMYYATESDAVIKKDNYAYVLLQQLTEQYYWTWIPAHVGFQKYDEGLAILSRTPITQAFGEYVSHMRDYNNYRTRKIVGIQTVVQGEATWFVNGHYNWWDDAQEPFKGQWEMTESKLAPYMDHPLYMMGDFNNVAEVRGEGYDYMMSKGWNDLYTTALQKDEGATVVKAIAGWADNKRDLRIDYIFSNRPIQAKSSTVVLNGKNGPVVSDHFGVAVEI from the coding sequence ATGAAAATACTTACGTTAAACACACACGCCTGGGCGGAAGAGGATCAACTGAACAAGATCAGTCAACTGGCTGATTTTATTAATACACATCAATTTGATGTGATCTCCATGCAGGAGGTCAACCAATCCATGCAGGAAGCTGCGCTTTCTGCAGAAGAACTGAAGATGTATTATGCTACTGAATCCGACGCTGTGATTAAAAAAGACAACTATGCCTACGTCCTGCTTCAGCAGCTGACAGAGCAATATTACTGGACGTGGATTCCCGCGCACGTCGGGTTTCAAAAATATGACGAAGGACTGGCGATCCTTAGCCGGACGCCGATCACACAGGCTTTTGGAGAATATGTGTCCCACATGCGGGATTATAACAATTACCGTACACGCAAGATTGTGGGAATTCAGACGGTCGTCCAAGGTGAAGCAACCTGGTTTGTGAACGGACACTATAACTGGTGGGATGATGCACAGGAACCGTTCAAGGGACAATGGGAGATGACGGAGAGCAAGCTTGCACCCTACATGGATCACCCGTTATATATGATGGGTGACTTCAATAATGTCGCTGAAGTACGTGGTGAAGGCTATGATTATATGATGAGCAAAGGCTGGAATGACCTGTACACCACCGCATTGCAAAAGGATGAAGGAGCAACCGTGGTGAAGGCCATTGCCGGCTGGGCAGATAACAAACGCGATCTTCGGATCGACTATATTTTCTCCAATCGTCCGATTCAGGCCAAGTCTTCCACTGTGGTCTTGAACGGTAAAAACGGGCCGGTGGTCTCCGACCATTTTGGCGTCGCTGTAGAGATATAA